A genomic stretch from Tribolium castaneum strain GA2 chromosome 6, icTriCast1.1, whole genome shotgun sequence includes:
- the LOC103313991 gene encoding intracellular coagulation inhibitor 1 isoform X2: MRIVFHFPVSNEELETRYRNFFANFTNQGYRLHIANKVSVVDRVKFVPSWEKKIKDIFQVCTDIVDLRNKDRTVAKINRWFGEQTYKKIDILSREMLSCERIDVLLLSALYFQANWAQPFSSDCTREGIFYNYGREQIFVDMMNTRAQLINYGKSIKLKAQFLELLFEQNQASMVVVVPNERDGISKLEKNITNVLYFRKFRPQLMTILLPKFRMENTLDLEEFIHKLGLNVTFNEQKASLFGTVTCANCPSPYVTKVSQKIYLDVNERGVQAEAGQVVQYMAPKFLYPELKVDHPFIFYIKVREVVVFVGRVVAF; this comes from the exons ATGCGAATCGTGTTTCATTTTCCCGTAAGCAATGAAGAGCTTGAAACGAGATATAGAAATTTCTTTGCGAATTTTACGAACCAAGGCTACAGACTGCACATTGCAAACAAGGTTTCGGTGGTCGATAGAGTGAAATTTGTCCCGAGTTGGgagaaaaaaatcaaggaTATTTTCCAAGTGTGTACCGATATTGTAGATTTGAGGAATAAAGATAGGACCGTGGCAAAAATCAATCGGTGGTTTGGGGAACAAACTTACAAGAAAATCGATATTTTATCGCGGGAAATGCTAAGTTGTGAAAGAATTGATGTTTTGCTTCTTAGCGCGTTGTATTTTCAAGCGAATTGGGCTCAACCGTTTTCTAGCGATTGCACGCGGGAAGGTATTTTTTACAACTATGGTAgagaacaaatttttgttgatatGATGAATACAAGGGCCcagttaattaattacggcaaaagtattaaattaaaagccCAATTTTTGGAACTCCTCTTTGAACAAAACCAAGCTTCCATGGTTGTGGTTGTTCCAAATGAAAGGGACGGGATTtccaaacttgaaaaaaacattaccAATGTTTTGTATTTTCGGAAATTTCGGCCCCAACTAATGACTATTTTACTGCCGAAATTTCGAATGGAAAATACCCTCGACTTGGAAGAGTTTATACACAAA ttggGTTTGAATGTTACGTTCAATGAACAGAAAGCTTCACTTTTTGGAACTGTAACATGTGCTAACTGTCCGTCGCCGTACGTCACCAAagtttcgcaaaaaatttatctGGACGTTAACGAGCGAGGCGTTCAGGCTGAGGCAGGTCAAGTAGTACAATACATGGCTCCGAAATTTTTGTATCCGGAGTTAAAAGTCGACCATCCTTTTATATTTTACATCAAAGTCAGGGAGGTTGTGGTTTTTGTTGGGCGAGTCGTTGCTTTTTag
- the LOC663238 gene encoding serine protease inhibitor 3/4 isoform X3, with protein sequence MKTLTAFAAVICISLADDTALKEFTSGNNLFTTSIYKEIKKTTPGNFLVSPFSAESVLALVQGGAKDATALEMRDALHLPAAPETTQAAIKALHPQLKQTLYTLKTANKIYLKPGFEVRPEFRKVASEVFEAGLENIDFERKEEAAQAMNQWVEEQTEHKIQNLISPENLNSRTRSILINALYFKGNWSSPFKKFLTKEEDFYKNGKQVAPVATMKLQSSTKYYESEELKAKFLELPFEGGDVSMIIVLPNEKDGLEVLENQLEKTVELPQLAEEYVKVALPKFQIRSQFILKEMLQELGMKKAFKGEEADLSGIAGDKGDLVIDQVVQKTFIDLNEDGVEAAAATFVDGFWRRC encoded by the exons ATGAAGACTCTCACAGCCTTCGCCGCAGTAATTTGCATCTCCTTGGCCGACGACACGGCCTTGAAAGAATTCACTTCAGGcaataatttgtttaccaCATCAATTTACAAA gaaatcaaaaaaacaacacCTGGCAATTTCCTCGTGAGCCCCTTTTCGGCCGAGTCGGTCCTGGCCCTGGTCCAAGGGGGCGCCAAGGACGCAACCGCCCTGGAAATGCGCGACGCCCTCCACCTGCCCGCCGCCCCCGAAACGACCCAAGCCGCCATCAAAGCACTCCACCCCCAACTCAAGCAAACCCTCTACACCCTCAAAACCGCCAACAAGATCTACCTCAAACCAGGGTTTGAGGTGCGGCCCGAGTTCCGGAAAGTGGCAAGTGAGGTTTTTGAGGCCGGCTTGGAGAACATCGATTTTGAGAGGAAAGAGGAAGCTGCCCAGGCCATGAACCAATGGGTGGAGGAACAAACTGAACACAAGATCCAGAATTTGATCAGTCCGGAGAATCTCAATTCCAGGACGCGCTCAATTTTGATCAATGCCTTGTATTTCAAGGGCAATTGGAGCTCTCcgtttaagaaatttttaacgaaagAGGAGGATTTTTACAAGAATGGCAAACAAGTGGCTCCTGTTGCCACAATGAAGCTGCAGTCGTCGACAAAATACTACGAGAGTGAGGAACTTAAGGCCAAGTTTTTGGAGCTGCCGTTCGAAGGGGGTGATGTGTCGATGATTATTGTGCTTCCGAATGAGAAAGACGGGCTTGAGGTTTTGGAAAATCAGTTAGAGAAAACCGTTGAGTTGCCACAACTGGCGGAAGAGTACGTGAAAGTGGCGCTCCCGAAATTCCAAATCCGGAGCCAATTCATTTTGAAGGAAATGCTACAAGAG ctGGGGATGAAGAAAGCCTTCAAGGGCGAGGAGGCCGACTTGAGTGGCATTGCAGGTGACAAAGGCGATCTCGTAATTGACCAAGTCGTCCAAAAAACTTTCATTGATTTGAACGAGGATGGAGTTGAGGCAGCGGCTGCTACTTTCGTTG atgGGTTTTGGAGGAGGTGTTGA
- the LOC663238 gene encoding alaserpin isoform X1, producing the protein MKTLTAFAAVICISLADDTALKEFTSGNNLFTTSIYKEIKKTTPGNFLVSPFSAESVLALVQGGAKDATALEMRDALHLPAAPETTQAAIKALHPQLKQTLYTLKTANKIYLKPGFEVRPEFRKVASEVFEAGLENIDFERKEEAAQAMNQWVEEQTEHKIQNLISPENLNSRTRSILINALYFKGNWSSPFKKFLTKEEDFYKNGKQVAPVATMKLQSSTKYYESEELKAKFLELPFEGGDVSMIIVLPNEKDGLEVLENQLEKTVELPQLAEEYVKVALPKFQIRSQFILKEMLQELGMKKAFKGEEADLSGIAGDKGDLVIDQVVQKTFIDLNEDGVEAAAATFVGVGIPLSGVVSTVTPKEFKADHPFLFYIKFKDLILFAGRVVDPTDSK; encoded by the exons ATGAAGACTCTCACAGCCTTCGCCGCAGTAATTTGCATCTCCTTGGCCGACGACACGGCCTTGAAAGAATTCACTTCAGGcaataatttgtttaccaCATCAATTTACAAA gaaatcaaaaaaacaacacCTGGCAATTTCCTCGTGAGCCCCTTTTCGGCCGAGTCGGTCCTGGCCCTGGTCCAAGGGGGCGCCAAGGACGCAACCGCCCTGGAAATGCGCGACGCCCTCCACCTGCCCGCCGCCCCCGAAACGACCCAAGCCGCCATCAAAGCACTCCACCCCCAACTCAAGCAAACCCTCTACACCCTCAAAACCGCCAACAAGATCTACCTCAAACCAGGGTTTGAGGTGCGGCCCGAGTTCCGGAAAGTGGCAAGTGAGGTTTTTGAGGCCGGCTTGGAGAACATCGATTTTGAGAGGAAAGAGGAAGCTGCCCAGGCCATGAACCAATGGGTGGAGGAACAAACTGAACACAAGATCCAGAATTTGATCAGTCCGGAGAATCTCAATTCCAGGACGCGCTCAATTTTGATCAATGCCTTGTATTTCAAGGGCAATTGGAGCTCTCcgtttaagaaatttttaacgaaagAGGAGGATTTTTACAAGAATGGCAAACAAGTGGCTCCTGTTGCCACAATGAAGCTGCAGTCGTCGACAAAATACTACGAGAGTGAGGAACTTAAGGCCAAGTTTTTGGAGCTGCCGTTCGAAGGGGGTGATGTGTCGATGATTATTGTGCTTCCGAATGAGAAAGACGGGCTTGAGGTTTTGGAAAATCAGTTAGAGAAAACCGTTGAGTTGCCACAACTGGCGGAAGAGTACGTGAAAGTGGCGCTCCCGAAATTCCAAATCCGGAGCCAATTCATTTTGAAGGAAATGCTACAAGAG ctGGGGATGAAGAAAGCCTTCAAGGGCGAGGAGGCCGACTTGAGTGGCATTGCAGGTGACAAAGGCGATCTCGTAATTGACCAAGTCGTCCAAAAAACTTTCATTGATTTGAACGAGGATGGAGTTGAGGCAGCGGCTGCTACTTTCGTTG GAGTTGGAATTCCTTTAAGTGGAGTTGTTTCAACTGTCACTCCGAAAGAATTCAAAGCCGACCATCCGTTCCTGTTCTACATCAAATTCAAAGACTTGATCCTGTTCGCTGGACGGGTCGTGGATCCGACCGATTCGAAATAA
- the LOC103313991 gene encoding intracellular coagulation inhibitor 1 isoform X1, producing the protein MCFVLFLLFGGAFASNATQKYDKRFTASLYKEVGKNCTNFVISPFLIETAFGALYLGSSGRTSQEMRIVFHFPVSNEELETRYRNFFANFTNQGYRLHIANKVSVVDRVKFVPSWEKKIKDIFQVCTDIVDLRNKDRTVAKINRWFGEQTYKKIDILSREMLSCERIDVLLLSALYFQANWAQPFSSDCTREGIFYNYGREQIFVDMMNTRAQLINYGKSIKLKAQFLELLFEQNQASMVVVVPNERDGISKLEKNITNVLYFRKFRPQLMTILLPKFRMENTLDLEEFIHKLGLNVTFNEQKASLFGTVTCANCPSPYVTKVSQKIYLDVNERGVQAEAGQVVQYMAPKFLYPELKVDHPFIFYIKVREVVVFVGRVVAF; encoded by the exons atgtgtttCGTTCTATTTTTGCTATTTGGTGGCGCATTTGCGTCAAACGCCACCCAAAAATACGATAAACGATTTACCGCATCTTTGTACAAG GAGGTGGGAAAAAATTGCACCAATTTTGTCATAAGTCCCTTTTTGATTGAGACAGCTTTTGGTGCCCTTTATTTGGGAAGCTCAGGCAGAACGTCGCAAGAAATGCGAATCGTGTTTCATTTTCCCGTAAGCAATGAAGAGCTTGAAACGAGATATAGAAATTTCTTTGCGAATTTTACGAACCAAGGCTACAGACTGCACATTGCAAACAAGGTTTCGGTGGTCGATAGAGTGAAATTTGTCCCGAGTTGGgagaaaaaaatcaaggaTATTTTCCAAGTGTGTACCGATATTGTAGATTTGAGGAATAAAGATAGGACCGTGGCAAAAATCAATCGGTGGTTTGGGGAACAAACTTACAAGAAAATCGATATTTTATCGCGGGAAATGCTAAGTTGTGAAAGAATTGATGTTTTGCTTCTTAGCGCGTTGTATTTTCAAGCGAATTGGGCTCAACCGTTTTCTAGCGATTGCACGCGGGAAGGTATTTTTTACAACTATGGTAgagaacaaatttttgttgatatGATGAATACAAGGGCCcagttaattaattacggcaaaagtattaaattaaaagccCAATTTTTGGAACTCCTCTTTGAACAAAACCAAGCTTCCATGGTTGTGGTTGTTCCAAATGAAAGGGACGGGATTtccaaacttgaaaaaaacattaccAATGTTTTGTATTTTCGGAAATTTCGGCCCCAACTAATGACTATTTTACTGCCGAAATTTCGAATGGAAAATACCCTCGACTTGGAAGAGTTTATACACAAA ttggGTTTGAATGTTACGTTCAATGAACAGAAAGCTTCACTTTTTGGAACTGTAACATGTGCTAACTGTCCGTCGCCGTACGTCACCAAagtttcgcaaaaaatttatctGGACGTTAACGAGCGAGGCGTTCAGGCTGAGGCAGGTCAAGTAGTACAATACATGGCTCCGAAATTTTTGTATCCGGAGTTAAAAGTCGACCATCCTTTTATATTTTACATCAAAGTCAGGGAGGTTGTGGTTTTTGTTGGGCGAGTCGTTGCTTTTTag
- the LOC135266496 gene encoding serpin B10-like, with product MVSADALTSETALLLLSSLYFQGNWDQQFSVSSTRKQTFYNHGKQQVSVDMMFASARSVNYGKSDLLNAQFLEIAFEKHHASMVVVLPDQLDGIYQLETKISEIFNFRDFCPGTVNIWLPKFRMDSTFNIDKILQQLGVKDAFDETKAQFSGTVSCADCHSPYIGKVTQKTYLQINERGVEAAAGQVVHVRVPLSGGRKQFKADHPFLFYIKIKDVVVFIGRVSAF from the exons ATGGTGTCCGCTGATGCTTTGACAAGTGAGACAGCTCTTTTGCTTTTGAGCTCGTTGTATTTCCAAGGCAACTGGGATCAACAGTTTTCTGTATCTAGCACACGTAAACAGACGTTCTACAACCATGGAAAACAGCAAGTCTCAGTCGATATGATGTTTGCATCAGCTCGGTCCGTTAATTACGGAAAGAGCGATCTTTTAAACGCTCAATTCTTGGAAATAGCGTTTGAAAAACACCACGCTTCGATGGTTGTAGTTCTTCCAGATCAACTGGACGGCATTTACCAACTTGAAACGAAGAttagtgaaattttcaattttcgcgACTTTTGTCCCGGGACGGTTAATATTTGGCTGCCGAAATTTCGCATGGATAGCACTTTCAACATCGACAAGATTCTACAACAA ttgGGCGTGAAAGATGCCTTTGACGAGACAAAAGCTCAATTCAGTGGAACTGTGTCATGTGCCGATTGTCACTCGCCGTACATCGGCAAAGTTACCCAAAAAACTTATCTGCAAATCAATGAACGAGGAGTTGAAGCAGCAGCTGGTCAAGTAGTACATGTTCGTGTTCCGTTGTCTGGTGGGCGCAAGCAATTTAAAGCCGACCATCCATTCCTGTTTTACATCAAGATAAAAGACGTTGTGGTCTTTATTGGGCGAGTCAGTGCATTTTAA
- the LOC135266466 gene encoding uncharacterized protein LOC135266466 — MAQPPCKRTRLAISSDLETLSGISENMDVTTENRSVEVLGAGAQGLEGNGQSNSDDNKDCLIESEEFEQLLLTSNAFIDKTLFIKKFFRGSLNEKSGAKKILITAPSRFGKSVIMNTLKVFCEPDVDEQGNIVTCLKKNVAGKWVEDKNKTPPKNYKLFKTVIRNKHLQIYSCTCPTKHMDDDLENGTCDSRQFFYQHCGQHPVIFFSLKDISPHNWNGFIKTLKESLCQTYKKHMYLGDQRGRLDEDMKLEFNLFLKGKKRDLDKEGQPITLKLDEEDLRYSLYNLIEYLYIQFNKRVLILIEEFDAPLMKLLHGSQSIELAYVKKIIEYIGELLSTVLKGNEKVLGALINACVLLSTTISPYANNVSICPFLENHGFSEYYGFTKDEVADLLKMPVFKGFNGNDILSYYNGYKVLGTNLQIYNTYSVLKYLQDWKDAREREKRETNKSPDMKKHAPRSYFSSHGIQPLNKLFAVEGLRDKFSCIITEGTVTVEKPVDKLTPEHVMILMEVMLQPSEVDDEHANLFLQYMKDRGYFNIIERNRNQHVYVIPNGEATDEILSQFYDTSYFKSKYNISNEMIRKYRTAINDLDRHNNESFQKFADSIASLFSGSFKPKNHDELKGILYAFCVNKFDTLCEGFCQENKRNRFDLLLIRKDGTGIIIEVKFGQRSAQNGLKQIFDNEYYKAFEGKNITKDKIYIGLHTNHQKVTVCGFATSYEQVVDSFANISDDKLIVKSSKL, encoded by the exons ATGGCCCAGCCCCCTTGTAAAAGAACTAGATTGGCGATTTCTTCAGACTTGGAAACTCTGTCCGGAATAAGTGAAAAT ATGGATGTAACAACCGAAAACAGAAGTGTAGAGGTTCTAGGAGCTGGTGCCCAAGGACTTGAAGGGAATGGGCAAAGTAATTCTGACGACAAT aaaGATTGTCTTATAGAATCAGAAGAATTTGAGCAGCTTCTCCTTACGTCTAATGCGTTTATTGACAAAAcgctatttataaaaaaattttttcgagGAAGTCTAAACGAAAAATCAGGGGCAAAGAAAATTCTCATCACAGCACCTAGTCGATTTGGTAAATCGGTAATCATGAATACCTTGAAGGTGTTCTGTGAACCAGATGTGGATGAACAAGGAAATATCGTTACCTGTTTGAAAAAGAATGTAGCCGGAAAATGGGTCgaagataaaaacaaaactccaccaaaaaattacaaactatTCAAGACCGTTATTAGAAACAAGCACTTGCAAATTTACAGCTGCACCTGTCCTACAAAGCACATGGACGACGATTTGGAAAATGGAACATGCGACAGCAGACAATTCTTCTACCAACATTGTGGTCAGCATCCAGTAATTTTCTTTAGCTTGAAGGATATTTCGCCTCATAATTGGAACGGGTTTATTAAGACACTCAAAGAAAGTCTGTGTCAAACATATAAAAAGCACATGTATTTGGGTGACCAAAGAGGTCGTTTAGATGAGGATATGAAGCTAGagtttaatttgtttcttaAGGGTAAGAAACGTGATTTGGATAAGGAAGGTCAACCAATTACCTTGAAGTTAGATGAAGAAGATTTGCGATATTCTTTATACAATTTGATAGAATATTTGTACATCCAGTTCAATAAAAGAGTGCTGATATTGATCGAAGAATTCGACGCTCCTCTTATGAAGTTGCTACATGGATCACAAAGTATTGAACTAGCGTACGTAAAGAAGATCATTGAGTATATCGGGGAACTGCTCAGTACCGTTCTAAAAGGTAATGAGAAGGTATTAGGTGCATTGATTAACGCCTGTGTTTTATTGTCAACAACTATATCACCGTACGCGAACAATGTTTCTATTTGTCCATTCCTAGAAAATCATGGTTTCTCTGAATATTATGGATTCACCAAGGATGAAGTAGCAGATTTACTAAAGATGCCTGTATTCAAGGGTTTTAATGGAAACgacattttatcttattatAATGGCTATAAAGTGCTTGGCACAAATCTGCAGATATATAACACATATTCTGTTTTAAAATACCTCCAGGATTGGAAAGATGCACGTGAACGCGAGAAACGTGAAACTAATAAGAGTCCAGATATGAAGAAGCACGCACCTAGATCTTATTTTAGTAGCCACGGGATTCAACCATTGAACAAACTGTTTGCAGTTGAGGGTCTTAGAGACAAATTTAGTTGTATTATTACCGAAGGTACAGTTACTGTAGAGAAGCCTGTGGATAAGTTGACACCTGAACACGTTATGATACTGATGGAAGTGATGTTACAACCTAGTGAGGTCGATGACGAACATGCCAATTTATTCCTCCAGTATATGAAGGATCGGGGATATTTCAACATAATTGAACGGAATCGAAACCAGCATGTTTACGTTATACCAAATGGTGAAGCAACAGACGAAATTCTTTCTCAGTTTTATGATACATCGTACTTTAAGAGCAAATACAATATTAGTAACGAGATGATTAGAAAATATAGGACGGCTATAAATGATTTAGATCGTCACAATAATGAATCATTTCAAAAGTTCGCAGATTCCATTGCAAGCTTATTTTCTGGAAGTTTCAAGCCAAAGAATCATGATGAACTTAAGGGTATTCTCTATGCTTTTTGTGTAAACAAATTCGATACATTGTGCGAAGGATTTtgtcaagaaaataaaagaaatcgATTTGACTTACTGTTAATAAGAAAGGATGGCACAGGAATAATTATAGAAGTGAAGTTTGGTCAGAGGAGTGCACAAAATGGtctcaaacaaatttttgacaatgagTACTATAAAGCTTTTGAAGGAAAGAATATTacaaaagacaaaatataTATTGGGCTACACACGAACCATCAAAAAGTAACTGTCTGTGGTTTTGCAACATCTTATGAACAGGTTGTTGACTCTTTCGCAAATATTTCTGATGACAAGCTGATCGTAAAATCTAGTAAATTGTAA
- the LOC663238 gene encoding leukocyte elastase inhibitor C isoform X2, giving the protein MYLVFCLMFGVAFASGRDYAEKGNEHFSAVAYQAAKRAGYPGYRYSYYVISPILIEIVFAIYYLGSAGGTRENLGELFGFSLKNAEVEERFEYLVPLLSQNGFRMAHKMIALRGTEWQPTWQKKVEDIFHLQFEVFDDSDEPAEKIERWFQEHTNNKMERMIYELHQLQWAVTHLLLLSASYFQANWTDTSATKTVMARYFNYGPLHKKVGKFLELPFEKSEASMVFVYPETVSDFKILEDEIEYIFKGPHFNRSEPTTFSVPKFRFEYAIMEYSIHHLRKMGFGGGVDWTFLTKFYSFPFSNITDNNDRAWINAFTEKVYMDLNEKGVEIADGLIAQFEDTTYIYNNIVDLPFIFYIKLRQTIVFMGRKINFKIIDKEKSNNK; this is encoded by the exons atgtatttggtcttttgtttaatgtttggTGTCGCATTTGCGTCTGGACGTGATTATGCTGAAAAGGGTAATGAACACTTTTCCGCAGTTGCGTACCAG GCCGCGAAACGTGCGGGGTATCCCGGTTACCGTTACAGTTACTATGTCATAAGTCCTATCTTGATTGAGATAGTTTTCGCTATTTATTACTTGGGAAGCGCCGGAGGGACTAGAGAAAACTTGGGTGAACTTTTTGGTTTTTCCCTTAAAAATGCAGAAGTTGAAGAAAGATTTGAATACTTGGTCCCGCTTCTTAGCCAGAATGGTTTCCGCATGGCACATAAGATGATTGCGTTACGCGGAACCGAATGGCAGCCGACTTGGCAGAAAAAAGTGGAGGACATTTTCCATTTGCAGTTTGAGGTTTTCGATGATTCTGATGAGCCGGCAGAAAAAATTGAACGTTGGTTTCAAGAGCAcaccaataataaaatggaaagAATGATTTATGAGCTACATCAGCTGCAATGGGCTGTAACACATCTCTTACTCCTTTCGGCTTCATATTTTCAAGCCAACTGGACTGACACGTCTGCCACAAAAACTGTCATGGCGAGGTATTTCAATTACGGACCGCTTCACAAAAAAGTTGGCAAATTTCTGGAATTACCGTTCGAAAAAAGTGAAGCTTCTATGGTTTTTGTCTATCCGGAAACAGTCAGCGACTTTAAGATACTTGAAGACGAAATTGAGTACATTTTTAAAGGGCCGCACTTTAATAGGTCTGAACCAACGACTTTTTCAGTGCCGAAATTTCGATTTGAATATGCTATTATGGAGTATTCTATCCACCATCTACGAAAA atgGGTTTTGGAGGAGGTGTTGATTggacatttttaacaaagttcTATAGCTTTCCCTTTAGCAACATTACAGATAATAATGACAGAGCGTGGATCAACGCCTTTACGGAAAAAGTTTATATGGATCTCAATGAAAAAGGAGTTGAGATAGCGGATGGTCTGATAGCACAGTTTGAGGACACAACTTATATATATAACAATATTGTCGATCTTCCTTTCATATTTTACATCAAATTAAGACAAACTATTGTCTTTATGGGccgcaaaattaattttaaaataatcgacaaagaaaaatccaataataaataa
- the LOC135266467 gene encoding leukocyte elastase inhibitor-like produces MYLVLFLKFSVVFASLNYHTEKHNEHFSVTVYKSLIRTNSDFVASPFLIESVFAIFYLGSEWGTAKEMRQLFDFPRKNVELIKKFKKLVSFLNEQNFHVEHKMLWDEVEWIPRFENDTKEIFQSFQLEAFEGKKEQVEKLNSWFREQTNNKIDYMIKSLKDLEKAVISAFLFSASHFEGKWSEASSERSVNARYFHYGTLHNKSAKLVELPFEKSEASMVLIFPENANDFHQLEAELAQILERPNFTKSEPATISLPKFRFEHFVVEYNHERLAEMGIRKALYGGDYKYMTAWYNVHVNYFTEKVYLKVNEQGVEVASGLAPPFGQKSFWSGEKSDFPFIFYIKIRRTILYIGRHLVNPH; encoded by the exons atgtatttggtCCTTTTTTTGAAGTTTAGTGTCGTATTTGCATCTCTAAATTATCACACTGAAAAACATAATGAACACTTTTCTGTAACTGTTTACAAG agTCTGATACGCACGAATTCCGACTTTGTCGCAAGTCCTTTTTTGATTGAATCAGTTTTCGCTATTTTTTACTTGGGATCCGAATGGGGCACTGCTAAGGAAATGCGCCAACTGTTTGATTTTCCCCGTAAAAATGTAgaacttataaaaaaattcaaaaaacttgtGTCCTTTCTTAACGAGCAGAATTTTCACGTAGAACATAAGATGTTATGGGATGAAGTCGAATGGATACCGCGTTTCGAGAATGACACCAAAGAAATTTTCCAATCATTCCAACTTGAGGCCTTCGAGGGTAAAAAAGAGCAAGTGGAGAAACTTAATAGTTGGTTTCGGGAgcaaactaataataaaatcgatTACATGATAAAATCACTAAAAGATCTAGAAAAGGCTGTAATATCTGCTTTCCTCTTTTCGGCTTCACATTTCGAAGGCAAGTGGAGTGAGGCGTCTTCTGAAAGAAGTGTAAATGCTCGATATTTTCATTACGGAACATTGCACAATAAGAGTGCCAAATTAGTGGAATTACCGTTCGAAAAAAGTGAAGCTTccatggttttaatttttccggAAAACGCTAACGACTTTCACCAACTTGAAGCAGAACTTGCGCAAATTTTGGAACGACCGAACTTTACTAAGTCTGAACCAGCGACTATTTCACTGCCGAAATTTCGTTTTGAGCATTTTGTTGTGGAGTACAACCACGAGCGTCTAGCTGAG atggGTATACGGAAAGCTCTTTATGGTGGAGATTATAAATACATGACAGCTTGGTACAATGTGCATGTCAACTATTTTACGGAAAAAGTTTATCTAAAAGTCAATGAACAAGGAGTTGAGGTAGCGTCAGGTCTGGCACCACCTTTTGGGCAGAAGAGTTTTTGGTCTGGGGAAAAAAGCGACTTTCCATTCatattttacatcaaaataagACGAACTATTCTCTACATTGGCCGACACCTTGTTAATCCTCATTAA
- the LOC663160 gene encoding serine protease inhibitor 42Dd yields MKPNPSHFQNDPTEAKMSIFLFFILAVAIATPKKPDLKNIQDYGFSATLYKELGKDCHNFVISPLLVETAFAALYLGSSGKTAEEIRTVFHLPPKTGIEHKYKTLIPQLTNPGYTLNIANRVSLAQKYKFVPTWETQIKNIFEVCADLLDMTNKNAAAEKVNKWFRDKTNNKIDKMVSADALTSETALLLLSSLYFQGNWDQQFSVSSTRKQTFYNHGKQQVSVDMMSASARSVNYGKSDLLNAQFLEIPLEKRHASMVVVLPDQLDGIYQLETKISEILNFRDFCPGTVNIWLPKFRMDSTFNIDKILQQLGVKDAFDETKAQFSGTVSCADCHSPYIGKVTQKTYLQINERGVEAAAGQVVHVRVPLSGGRKQFKADHPFLFYIKIKEVVVFIGRVSAF; encoded by the exons ATGAAGCCAAATCCATCTCATTTCCAAAACGATCCAACTGAGGCCAAAATGAgtattttcctgttttttatACTAGCTGTCGCAATTGCGACACCAAAAAAACCAGACCTTAAAAATATACAAGACTATGGCTTTTCCGCAACTTTGTACAAG GAGTTGGGAAAAGATTGTCACAACTTTGTCATAAGTCCCTTGTTGGTTGAGACAGCTTTCGCTGCCCTCTATTTGGGAAGCTCTGGCAAAACAGCTGAAGAAATACGCACCGTGTTTCACTTACCTCCAAAAACTGGCATTGAACACAAGTATAAAACACTCATCCCGCAGTTAACCAATCCCGGCTATACACTAAACATAGCAAACAGGGTTTCTTTAgcccaaaaatacaaatttgtaCCGACTTGGGAAACGCAAATCAAGAACATTTTCGAAGTGTGCGCTGATCTTTTGGATATGACGAATAAAAACGCAGCTGCGGAAAAAGTCAATAAATGGTTTCGAGACAAAACGAACAATAAAATCGACAAAATGGTGTCCGCTGATGCTTTGACAAGTGAGACAGCTCTTTTGCTTTTGAGCTCGTTGTATTTCCAAGGCAACTGGGATCAACAGTTTTCTGTGTCTAGCACACGTAAACAGACGTTCTACAACCATGGAAAACAGCAAGTCTCAGTGGATATGATGTCTGCATCAGCTCGGTCCGTTAATTACGGAAAGAGCGATCTTTTAAACGCACAATTCTTGGAAATACCGCTTGAAAAACGCCACGCTTCGATGGTTGTAGTTCTTCCAGATCAACTGGACGGCATTTACCAACTTGAAACGAAGattagtgaaattttaaattttcgcgACTTTTGTCCCGGGACGGTTAATATTTGGCTGCCGAAATTTCGCATGGATAGCACTTTCAACATTGACAAGATTCTACAACAA ttgGGCGTGAAAGATGCCTTTGACGAGACAAAAGCTCAATTCAGTGGAACTGTGTCATGTGCCGATTGTCACTCGCCGTACATCGGCAAAGTTACCCAAAAAACTTATCTGCAAATCAATGAACGAGGAGTTGAAGCAGCAGCTGGTCAAGTAGTACATGTTCGTGTTCCGTTGTCTGGTGGGCGCAAGCAATTTAAAGCCGACCATCCTTTCCTGTTTTATATCAAGATAAAAGAAGTTGTGGTCTTTATTGGACGAGTCAGTGCATTTTAA